The proteins below are encoded in one region of Thermus filiformis:
- a CDS encoding helix-turn-helix domain-containing protein, with protein sequence MPQAKRRRRSRLTLKPHLHPDNLHALYRKATDPVERARWHALWLLSQGRHPAEVAEILGYTDRWVRKVVAL encoded by the coding sequence ATGCCCCAAGCCAAGAGGAGGCGCAGGTCCCGCCTGACCCTGAAGCCCCACCTCCACCCGGATAACCTTCACGCCCTCTACCGGAAAGCCACCGACCCCGTGGAACGGGCCCGCTGGCACGCCCTCTGGCTCCTGAGCCAGGGCAGGCACCCCGCAGAGGTGGCCGAGATCCTGGGCTACACCGACCGCTGGGTCCGCAAGGTGGTCGCCCT